A section of the Gloeobacter violaceus PCC 7421 genome encodes:
- the nusA gene encoding transcription termination factor NusA, translating into MSMIHLPGVNQQIETISRQRNLPKHAVKEALIEALKKGYERFRKTYRDPRENSEEMAFDNFIVELDTDREGFRVLATKTIVETVSDTDQEIALIEVREVAPDAEPGGTVVVDVTPEKGDFGRMAAIQTKQVLSQKLRDQQRKLIQEEFRELEGTVLQARVMRFEGRSVICAVSSGFGQNEVEAELPKNEQLPNEPYRIGSAFKVFLRKVWEGSRRGPQLLVSRADAGLVVYLFANEVPEIEDEIVRIVAVAREANPPSRTVGPRTKIAVDTLERDVDPVGACIGARGSRIQAVVNELRGEKIDVIRWSPDPATYISNALSPARVIQVRLVDPDARQAHVIVPDDQLSLAIGKEGQNVRLAARLTGWKIDIKKSSEYSAEAAYS; encoded by the coding sequence GTGTCGATGATTCATTTGCCCGGCGTCAATCAACAGATTGAGACGATCAGCCGGCAGCGGAATTTACCCAAGCACGCCGTCAAAGAGGCGCTGATCGAGGCGCTCAAAAAAGGTTACGAGCGCTTTCGCAAGACCTACCGCGACCCGCGCGAAAATAGCGAAGAGATGGCCTTCGACAACTTCATCGTCGAACTCGACACCGACCGCGAGGGGTTTCGGGTGCTCGCCACCAAGACCATCGTCGAAACGGTGAGCGACACCGACCAGGAAATCGCCCTGATTGAGGTGCGCGAAGTGGCCCCGGACGCCGAACCCGGCGGCACGGTCGTCGTCGATGTCACCCCCGAAAAAGGTGACTTCGGCCGCATGGCCGCCATCCAGACCAAGCAGGTGCTCTCCCAAAAACTGCGCGACCAGCAGCGCAAGCTCATTCAAGAAGAGTTCCGCGAACTGGAAGGCACGGTATTGCAGGCCCGGGTGATGCGCTTCGAGGGTCGCTCGGTGATCTGTGCGGTCTCCAGCGGCTTCGGCCAGAACGAAGTGGAAGCGGAATTGCCCAAGAACGAGCAGCTCCCCAACGAGCCCTACCGGATCGGCTCGGCGTTTAAAGTCTTCCTGCGCAAAGTCTGGGAAGGTTCGCGCCGCGGCCCGCAGCTACTCGTCTCCCGCGCCGACGCCGGGCTGGTGGTGTACCTGTTCGCCAACGAAGTGCCCGAAATTGAAGATGAGATCGTCCGCATCGTGGCGGTCGCTCGCGAGGCGAACCCACCCTCGCGCACCGTCGGCCCGCGCACCAAGATCGCTGTCGATACGCTTGAGCGCGATGTGGATCCGGTGGGAGCCTGCATCGGGGCGCGCGGCTCGCGCATCCAGGCGGTCGTCAACGAACTGCGCGGCGAAAAAATCGACGTCATCCGCTGGTCCCCCGACCCGGCCACCTACATCTCCAACGCCCTCTCACCGGCGCGGGTGATCCAGGTGCGCCTGGTGGACCCGGACGCGCGCCAGGCCCACGTCATCGTCCCCGACGATCAGCTGTCGCTCGCCATCGGCAAAGAAGGCCAGAACGTCCGCCTCGCCGCCCGCCTCACCGGCTGGAAGATTGACATCAAAAAATCAAGCGAGTACAGCGCGGAAGCGGCATATTCCTAG
- the pyk gene encoding pyruvate kinase — translation MRVGADVFVLDANAQQTTAAPSERARFRRTKIVATIGPAVDDPQALRKLIQAGATTLRLNFSHGNHEEHRRRIGLIRQISFELNQPVAILQDLQGPKIRLGKFADGPIVLKHGDPFILTSHDVPANQHISPITYSRLIQEVPTGATILLDDGRVELVVERVDLEAQYLHCRTVGGGKLSNSKGVNFPGVTLSVPAMTEKDREDLLFGLNQGVDWVALSFVRTPSDLLELKELIAQSGKRVPVIAKIEKFEAFENLDAVIAACDGLMVARGDLGVEMPAEEVPLLQKRLIASANRAGKPVITATQMLDSMVSNSRPTRAEVSDVANAILDGTDAVMLSNETAVGEHPILAVETMARIADRIERSMPQRTWVDTGRSIPNAISQAVGSVAQQLGAQAILTLTKSGATARNVSKYRPRVPIIAITPSVSVARELQMVWGVYPLMVLDLPSTRQTFQAAISAAQDENLVLEGDLVVMTAGTIQGLSGSTDLIKVEVVTAILGRGLGLGQNAVSGRARIVRHSDEAAALSPGDILIAPRTDANFIEAIKLAGGIVTEESGLTSHAAIIGLRLGLPVLLGVKDCTTRIPDGVVLTLDPQKGVIFSGAASAV, via the coding sequence ATGCGCGTGGGTGCCGATGTGTTCGTTCTAGATGCCAATGCCCAACAGACAACTGCCGCGCCGAGCGAGCGGGCGCGTTTTCGCCGCACCAAGATTGTCGCCACCATCGGTCCCGCCGTCGACGACCCGCAGGCCCTGCGCAAGCTCATCCAGGCCGGGGCGACGACCCTCAGACTCAATTTTTCCCACGGCAACCACGAGGAGCACCGCCGCCGCATCGGCCTCATCCGCCAGATTTCCTTTGAACTCAATCAGCCGGTGGCCATCCTGCAGGATCTGCAAGGTCCCAAGATCCGGTTGGGCAAGTTCGCCGACGGACCAATCGTCCTCAAGCACGGCGACCCGTTTATTCTGACCAGCCACGACGTGCCCGCCAACCAGCACATCAGTCCGATCACCTACTCGCGACTTATCCAGGAAGTGCCCACCGGCGCCACGATCTTGCTGGATGACGGGCGGGTGGAACTGGTAGTCGAACGGGTGGACCTCGAAGCCCAATACCTGCACTGCCGGACGGTGGGGGGGGGCAAGCTCTCCAACAGCAAAGGCGTCAACTTTCCGGGTGTCACCCTCTCGGTGCCGGCGATGACCGAAAAGGACCGCGAGGATTTGCTCTTCGGTCTCAATCAGGGCGTCGATTGGGTGGCCCTCAGTTTCGTGCGCACCCCGAGCGATTTGCTCGAACTGAAGGAACTGATTGCCCAATCGGGCAAGCGGGTGCCGGTGATCGCCAAGATCGAAAAATTCGAGGCCTTCGAGAACCTCGATGCGGTGATTGCCGCCTGCGACGGGCTGATGGTGGCCCGTGGCGATCTGGGCGTCGAGATGCCCGCCGAGGAAGTGCCCTTGCTCCAAAAGCGGCTGATCGCTTCGGCCAATCGGGCCGGCAAGCCTGTGATCACCGCCACCCAGATGCTCGATTCGATGGTGAGCAACAGCCGCCCGACCCGCGCCGAAGTTTCCGATGTGGCCAACGCCATCCTGGACGGCACCGACGCGGTGATGCTCTCCAACGAGACCGCCGTGGGCGAGCACCCGATCTTGGCGGTCGAGACGATGGCGCGCATCGCCGATCGCATCGAGCGCTCGATGCCCCAGCGCACCTGGGTAGACACGGGCCGCTCGATCCCGAACGCCATCTCCCAGGCAGTGGGAAGCGTCGCCCAGCAATTGGGTGCCCAGGCGATTCTCACCCTCACCAAGTCCGGCGCCACCGCCCGCAACGTCAGCAAGTACCGGCCGAGGGTGCCGATTATCGCGATTACCCCGAGCGTGTCGGTGGCGCGCGAACTGCAGATGGTCTGGGGGGTCTACCCGCTGATGGTCCTGGATCTGCCTTCGACCCGCCAGACCTTTCAAGCGGCGATCAGCGCCGCCCAGGACGAAAACCTCGTCCTGGAAGGCGACCTGGTGGTGATGACCGCCGGCACCATCCAGGGGCTCTCCGGTTCGACGGACCTGATCAAAGTCGAGGTGGTGACGGCGATTCTCGGCCGGGGATTGGGCCTGGGTCAGAACGCCGTGAGTGGACGCGCCCGCATCGTCCGCCACAGCGACGAAGCGGCGGCCTTGAGTCCCGGGGACATCCTGATTGCCCCGCGCACCGACGCCAATTTTATCGAAGCGATCAAGCTCGCGGGCGGCATCGTCACCGAGGAGAGCGGCCTCACCTCCCACGCAGCGATTATCGGGCTGCGCCTCGGACTGCCGGTACTGCTCGGGGTGAAAGACTGCACCACCCGCATCCCGGACGGGGTGGTGCTCACCCTCGATCCGCAAAAAGGGGTCATCTTCTCCGGGGCGGCCTCCGCCGTCTAG
- a CDS encoding UDP-N-acetylmuramoyl-L-alanyl-D-glutamate--2,6-diaminopimelate ligase, whose amino-acid sequence MRLHELLARTGLDTRNLPDIDIAGLSTDSRQVQPGDLFIGLPGTRVDGSEFWPQAIAGGAAGLVISENARGVEAAVPVIRVPDVVGTCARLASAYYDFPARKLTLAGVTGTNGKTTTTHLIENLLQAQAPTGLVGTLYSRWPGQSQEARHTTPFALEIQKLLAQMVEAGCQYGVMEVSSHALAQQRVAGCRFEAAVFTNLTQDHLDFHPDMESYFQAKATLFSPEYRSGRAVINADDPWGVRLAAAYDQVWTYSFQPGADIYPEDAVFTPEGIRGTLVTPVGRAAFTSPLVGQFNLANLLAAVGATLALGIDLEAIAAGLSGFGGVPGRMERVSGSDDDIAVIVDYAHTPDGLRKLLEATRPFVRGRLICVFGCGGDRDRTKRPQMGRIAAELSDLPVVTSDNPRTENPEAILDDILAGIPVGVSPTVEVDRRRAILQALLEAKAGDCVVIAGKGHEDYQILGTTKIHFDDREQAREALSKRRSRG is encoded by the coding sequence ATGCGTTTGCACGAACTGCTTGCCCGAACCGGGCTCGATACCCGCAACCTTCCCGACATCGACATTGCCGGTCTGAGCACCGATTCGCGCCAGGTGCAGCCGGGGGACTTGTTTATTGGTCTTCCGGGTACGCGGGTGGACGGCAGTGAATTCTGGCCGCAGGCGATTGCCGGGGGAGCGGCGGGGCTGGTGATTTCTGAGAACGCCCGGGGGGTGGAGGCGGCGGTGCCGGTGATCCGGGTGCCGGACGTGGTGGGTACCTGCGCCCGGCTCGCGTCTGCCTACTACGACTTTCCAGCCCGCAAACTAACCCTCGCCGGGGTGACCGGCACCAACGGCAAGACGACGACAACCCATTTGATCGAGAATCTATTGCAAGCCCAGGCACCCACGGGTCTGGTGGGCACGCTCTACAGCCGCTGGCCGGGCCAGAGCCAGGAGGCCCGGCACACCACGCCCTTTGCGCTTGAGATCCAGAAGTTGCTTGCTCAGATGGTGGAAGCGGGCTGCCAGTACGGGGTGATGGAGGTCAGCTCCCACGCCCTGGCCCAGCAGCGGGTGGCGGGTTGCCGCTTCGAGGCCGCGGTCTTCACCAACCTCACCCAGGACCACCTCGACTTCCACCCGGACATGGAAAGTTACTTCCAGGCGAAGGCGACCCTGTTCAGTCCCGAGTACCGCAGCGGGCGGGCGGTGATCAACGCCGACGACCCGTGGGGGGTGCGCCTTGCAGCCGCGTACGACCAGGTGTGGACCTACAGCTTTCAGCCCGGCGCGGACATTTATCCAGAAGATGCCGTGTTCACCCCGGAGGGCATCCGCGGCACCCTCGTCACCCCGGTGGGCCGCGCCGCCTTTACCAGCCCCCTGGTGGGCCAGTTCAACCTGGCTAATCTGCTGGCGGCGGTCGGGGCCACCCTGGCTTTGGGAATCGACCTGGAGGCGATCGCAGCGGGGCTGTCGGGTTTTGGCGGCGTACCTGGCCGCATGGAGCGGGTGAGCGGTTCAGACGACGATATCGCCGTGATTGTTGATTACGCCCACACCCCCGACGGCCTGCGCAAACTGCTGGAGGCCACCCGGCCTTTCGTGCGCGGGCGGCTGATTTGCGTATTCGGCTGCGGCGGGGATCGCGATCGCACCAAACGCCCCCAGATGGGCCGCATCGCCGCCGAGCTGTCGGATCTGCCGGTGGTCACCTCCGACAATCCCCGCACCGAGAATCCGGAAGCGATCTTGGACGATATCCTGGCGGGCATTCCGGTGGGAGTGTCGCCGACCGTGGAAGTGGACCGCCGCCGGGCGATATTGCAGGCACTGCTCGAAGCAAAGGCAGGCGATTGCGTGGTGATCGCAGGGAAAGGCCATGAGGATTATCAGATCCTGGGGACGACAAAAATCCACTTCGACGATCGCGAACAAGCCCGCGAAGCGCTTTCCAAGCGCCGCAGCCGAGGTTGA
- a CDS encoding aminotransferase class I/II-fold pyridoxal phosphate-dependent enzyme, whose product METTPLWDALRAVALASGTGFHTPGHNGGAGLPPALKHWPDWGRLDLTELAGLDNLHAPTGVIAHAQRLAAAVWGAERSWFLVNGATAGIQAMLLAALGQGQKVLVPRNCHQSIVHALVLSGAVPVFVQPVWDRRWQLAHGLTATTVEAALAVHPDIRAVVAVHPTYFGAVGETRAIARVAHAKGIALLVDAAHGAHLRFHPDLPECALAAGADLVVHSAHKTLPALTQAALLHQQGTLVDPARVEMALNLLQTTSPSYLLMASLDLARAHMVRHGREQLGHILEMAHRLRHKLPFAVLGGDGTPGFDPTRLVIDVGEKGWSGHAAETWLEQNAQVRAEMATHRHLVFILNSAHTEFDGEQLQASLLALATAQPTGATPPDLLPPPLPELRYSPREAFGRSHRSVPLAAAAGLTSAADVCTYPPGVPVLLPGEVVAAQSVEYLGAAIDTGAETVGIDGRGHIRVTID is encoded by the coding sequence GTGGAAACCACTCCGCTCTGGGATGCGCTGAGGGCCGTCGCTCTAGCCTCGGGCACGGGCTTTCACACCCCGGGCCACAACGGCGGGGCGGGCCTGCCGCCAGCCCTCAAACACTGGCCGGATTGGGGCCGTCTGGACCTGACCGAACTTGCAGGACTCGACAACCTGCACGCTCCCACCGGGGTGATCGCCCACGCGCAACGGCTCGCGGCGGCAGTTTGGGGAGCCGAGCGCAGTTGGTTTCTGGTCAACGGTGCGACCGCCGGAATCCAGGCGATGCTGCTTGCGGCACTCGGGCAGGGGCAGAAGGTGCTCGTGCCCAGAAACTGTCACCAAAGTATCGTGCACGCCCTGGTGCTGAGCGGCGCGGTGCCGGTGTTCGTCCAACCTGTATGGGACAGGCGCTGGCAGTTGGCCCACGGACTGACGGCGACGACGGTGGAAGCCGCCCTGGCCGTCCACCCGGACATCCGGGCGGTGGTGGCGGTGCACCCGACGTACTTCGGGGCGGTGGGCGAGACGCGGGCCATCGCCAGGGTCGCCCACGCAAAAGGGATTGCGCTGTTGGTCGATGCCGCCCACGGCGCCCATCTGCGCTTCCATCCGGACTTGCCCGAGTGCGCACTCGCAGCGGGAGCGGACTTGGTCGTCCATTCCGCCCACAAGACACTGCCCGCCCTCACCCAGGCGGCACTCCTTCACCAGCAGGGCACCCTGGTGGACCCGGCCAGGGTGGAGATGGCTCTGAACCTTCTGCAAACCACCAGCCCGAGCTACTTGCTGATGGCCTCGCTCGATCTGGCCCGCGCCCACATGGTCCGCCACGGCCGCGAGCAGCTCGGGCACATCCTGGAGATGGCCCATAGACTGCGACACAAACTGCCCTTCGCGGTGCTCGGGGGCGACGGAACGCCTGGCTTCGATCCGACCCGCCTGGTCATCGACGTGGGTGAGAAAGGCTGGAGCGGTCACGCCGCTGAGACCTGGCTGGAGCAAAACGCCCAGGTGCGTGCGGAGATGGCCACCCACCGCCACCTGGTCTTCATCCTCAATAGCGCCCACACCGAATTCGACGGCGAGCAACTGCAAGCATCCCTTCTGGCCCTGGCAACGGCCCAACCGACCGGGGCAACGCCGCCGGATCTGCTTCCACCGCCGCTTCCGGAGCTGCGCTATTCACCCCGCGAAGCTTTCGGCCGCTCCCACCGGAGCGTTCCCCTAGCCGCGGCAGCCGGACTGACCAGTGCGGCCGATGTCTGCACCTACCCGCCCGGAGTGCCGGTGCTGCTGCCGGGGGAAGTGGTTGCCGCCCAGAGCGTCGAGTATTTGGGCGCCGCCATTGACACTGGGGCCGAGACAGTCGGGATCGACGGGCGCGGACACATCCGGGTCACTATTGACTAA
- the rimP gene encoding ribosome maturation factor RimP yields MNPRDIVEQVTALAEPVAEQLGLQLVAVAYQTHTKPATLRVDIRHPTEGTGLDDCEKMSRALEALLDTRDDLIIGAYNLEVSSPGVERVLTTDREFMAFRGFPVMVKTFGPVDGKKQWEGRLLERDGENVYLTIAGRRVALPRPQVARVQLVQSLP; encoded by the coding sequence ATGAATCCCCGCGACATTGTCGAGCAGGTGACGGCCCTAGCCGAACCGGTCGCCGAACAACTGGGTTTGCAATTGGTGGCGGTCGCGTACCAGACCCACACCAAACCGGCCACCCTGCGCGTGGATATCCGCCATCCCACCGAAGGCACCGGGCTTGACGACTGCGAGAAGATGAGCCGCGCCCTCGAAGCGCTGCTTGACACCCGCGACGATCTCATCATCGGCGCTTACAATCTCGAAGTCTCCAGTCCCGGCGTCGAGCGGGTACTGACCACCGACCGCGAATTTATGGCCTTTCGGGGTTTCCCGGTGATGGTCAAGACCTTCGGTCCGGTGGACGGCAAAAAACAGTGGGAGGGCCGTTTGCTCGAGCGCGACGGTGAAAACGTCTACCTCACCATCGCCGGCCGGCGCGTCGCGCTGCCCCGCCCCCAGGTGGCGCGGGTGCAGCTGGTGCAGTCGCTCCCTTAG
- a CDS encoding Dps family protein: MTTTLKQSRQTELVTALNREQANALVLYLNYKKYHWLTFGPLFREMHLLFEEQGGEVFATIDELAERSLMIDGKPVADPARYLPTATVKPSEGELSVREMVEEALTAHELVIGEMHQDADAAAEAGDIGTADLYTRLVQVHQKHRWFLKELLKKGDNLVS, translated from the coding sequence ATGACCACAACGCTCAAGCAGTCGCGGCAGACGGAGCTTGTCACCGCGCTCAACCGCGAGCAGGCAAACGCCCTGGTGCTCTATCTGAACTACAAGAAGTACCACTGGTTGACCTTCGGTCCCTTATTTCGCGAGATGCACCTGCTCTTTGAGGAGCAGGGCGGCGAGGTGTTTGCCACCATCGACGAACTGGCCGAGCGCAGCTTGATGATCGACGGCAAGCCGGTGGCCGATCCGGCCCGCTACCTGCCCACGGCGACGGTGAAGCCGAGCGAGGGCGAGCTGTCGGTGCGCGAGATGGTCGAAGAGGCCCTCACCGCCCACGAACTGGTGATCGGCGAGATGCACCAGGACGCCGATGCGGCCGCCGAAGCGGGCGATATCGGCACCGCCGACCTCTATACCCGCCTGGTGCAGGTGCACCAGAAGCACCGCTGGTTCCTCAAGGAACTGCTCAAAAAGGGCGACAACCTCGTCTCCTAA
- a CDS encoding CRR6 family NdhI maturation factor, which yields MSTILRIEQGAVERLELNAVGLQIEQLASDPLANARQIRFEIDYPLAEADPRELPEVQEVRLFFIRLDARYPWLPYLLDWRTGELTRFAAMLVPHQFSAKDGITFAPEAMEIFVMHKIFVMADWLSSKGIANRSELRYLAQALGYDIDAEFFELLTL from the coding sequence ATGAGCACCATTCTCCGCATCGAGCAAGGCGCCGTCGAGCGACTGGAGCTGAACGCCGTCGGCCTCCAGATCGAGCAGTTAGCAAGCGATCCGCTCGCCAATGCCCGCCAGATCCGCTTTGAGATTGATTACCCGCTCGCTGAGGCCGATCCGCGCGAATTGCCCGAGGTGCAGGAGGTGCGGCTGTTTTTTATCCGCCTCGACGCTCGCTATCCGTGGCTTCCGTATCTGCTCGACTGGCGTACCGGCGAATTGACGCGCTTTGCGGCGATGCTGGTACCCCACCAGTTCAGCGCCAAGGACGGCATCACCTTCGCCCCCGAAGCAATGGAAATCTTTGTGATGCACAAAATTTTCGTGATGGCCGATTGGCTCTCCAGCAAGGGAATCGCCAACCGCTCGGAGCTGCGCTATCTGGCCCAGGCCCTGGGTTACGACATCGACGCCGAATTTTTCGAGTTGCTCACCCTCTAG
- a CDS encoding glutaredoxin family protein → MDKIVVFYSKPGCCLCDALEATLRRVQPDLGLSVEKRNILSNPEWFTDFQYTIPVLEVNGHTLTGISHRSTGAQLAAVLERAFVA, encoded by the coding sequence GTGGACAAAATTGTCGTTTTCTACTCCAAGCCCGGCTGCTGTCTGTGCGACGCGCTGGAAGCCACCTTGCGCCGGGTGCAGCCGGATTTGGGCTTGAGCGTCGAAAAGCGCAACATTCTCAGCAATCCCGAATGGTTCACCGACTTTCAGTACACCATCCCGGTGCTGGAGGTGAACGGCCATACCCTGACGGGTATCTCCCACCGCAGCACGGGCGCCCAACTGGCAGCCGTGCTGGAGCGGGCTTTTGTCGCCTGA